Proteins from a single region of Primulina tabacum isolate GXHZ01 chromosome 5, ASM2559414v2, whole genome shotgun sequence:
- the LOC142547128 gene encoding uncharacterized protein LOC142547128 isoform X1 — translation MDIEEWELLPDEGFLGIHDDGGKTIHPKSVFHMNYFISPSNVVDSVSQHHPNDHLPPLSLHPLEPRLPKKPPDQESAIPPVEMIKKITPPATSSDPVSQVFFKKMKETEFVDIKVDSPRSGSASKGFIPQIEGAAVFQFEEKGGQNAVPCGVSEMEIKEDNSMDSKKGEGGGSDTWKWSLTGIGALCSLGVSLCCIIVFRSSHGMSNKHPQQNQKLQKQTHPNDKRIKQGVNHSSRLSEAVRAVRGVQIAKARITFGGHYDAAI, via the exons ATGGATATTGAAGAGTGGGAGCTTCTCCCCGACGAGGGATTTCTTGGAATTCATGATGATGGAGGGAAGACGATTCATCCCAAGAGTGTTTTCCACATGAACTACTTCATAAGTCCTTCGAATGTTGTTGATTCTGTTTCCCAGCATCATCCTAATGATCATCTCCCACCTCTCTCTCTTCATCCTCTGGAACCAAGACTTCCGAAGAAGCCACCGGATCAAGAATCTGCTATACCACCGGTGGAGATGATCAAGAAGATCACGCCTCCAGCAACATCATCAGACCCTGTTTCAcaagttttcttcaagaaaatgaaGGAGACCGAATTTGTCGACATCAAAGTGGACTCACCAAGGTCCGGTTCTGCTAGTAAGGGATTCATTCCTCAGATCGAAGGTGCTGCGGTTTTTCAGTTCGAAGAGAAGGGGGGCCAGAACGCCGTTCCTTGTGGTGTTTCAGAAATGGAGATCAAAGAAGACAACAGCATGGACTCGAAGAAAGGCGAAGGAGGAGGATCGGACACATGGAAATGGAGCTTAACTGGGATCGGTGCTCTTTGCTCACTCGGGGTCTCTCTTTGCTGCATCATCGTTTTCCGCAGCAGCCACGGCATGAGTAACAAACATCCTCAGCAGAATCAAAAGCTTCAAAAACAAACTCACCCCAATGACAAG AGGATCAAGCAAGGCGTAAACCACTCAAGTAGGCTAAGCGAAGCAGTTCGTGCGGTGAGAGGAGTTCAAATAGCTAAAGCACGTATCACTTTCGGGGGTCACTACGATGCAGCTATCTGA
- the LOC142547128 gene encoding uncharacterized protein LOC142547128 isoform X2, protein MDIEEWELLPDEGFLGIHDDGGKTIHPKSVFHMNYFISPSNVVDSVSQHHPNDHLPPLSLHPLEPRLPKKPPDQESAIPPVEMIKKITPPATSSDPVSQVFFKKMKETEFVDIKVDSPRSGSASKGFIPQIEGAAVFQFEEKGGQNAVPCGVSEMEIKEDNSMDSKKGEGGGSDTWKWSLTGIGALCSLGVSLCCIIVFRSSHGMSNKHPQQNQKLQKQTHPNDKIF, encoded by the exons ATGGATATTGAAGAGTGGGAGCTTCTCCCCGACGAGGGATTTCTTGGAATTCATGATGATGGAGGGAAGACGATTCATCCCAAGAGTGTTTTCCACATGAACTACTTCATAAGTCCTTCGAATGTTGTTGATTCTGTTTCCCAGCATCATCCTAATGATCATCTCCCACCTCTCTCTCTTCATCCTCTGGAACCAAGACTTCCGAAGAAGCCACCGGATCAAGAATCTGCTATACCACCGGTGGAGATGATCAAGAAGATCACGCCTCCAGCAACATCATCAGACCCTGTTTCAcaagttttcttcaagaaaatgaaGGAGACCGAATTTGTCGACATCAAAGTGGACTCACCAAGGTCCGGTTCTGCTAGTAAGGGATTCATTCCTCAGATCGAAGGTGCTGCGGTTTTTCAGTTCGAAGAGAAGGGGGGCCAGAACGCCGTTCCTTGTGGTGTTTCAGAAATGGAGATCAAAGAAGACAACAGCATGGACTCGAAGAAAGGCGAAGGAGGAGGATCGGACACATGGAAATGGAGCTTAACTGGGATCGGTGCTCTTTGCTCACTCGGGGTCTCTCTTTGCTGCATCATCGTTTTCCGCAGCAGCCACGGCATGAGTAACAAACATCCTCAGCAGAATCAAAAGCTTCAAAAACAAACTCACCCCAATGACAAG ATCTTCTAG
- the LOC142544191 gene encoding eukaryotic translation initiation factor NCBP-like — translation MKKSGWASSSTGPSCEPKQLSILYERPTDEVSLPHSSSSSFPLPIRKQQGEQVQLAAAYRKQDNYSMHLPPPAADLDLERAAMELHPLKHKFVFWYTRLTPGVRSQTAYEDNIKKVVDFSTVEYFWVCYCHLARPSTLPSPTDLHLIKDGIRPLWEDSANCNGGKWIIRFKKAVSGLFWEDLVLALIGDQLDYGDNICGAVLSIRFNEDILSVWNRNASDNQAVMGLRDSIKRHLKIPHTYVMEYKPHDASLRDHSSYRNTWLRG, via the exons ATGAAAAAATCAG GCTGGGCCAGCTCCTCAACTGGGCCTTCCTGTGAGCCCAAACAATTATCAATTTTGTACGAGAGACCAACCGACGAAGTCTCCCTTCCTCATTCTTCTTCATCTTCCTTCCCACTGCCCATCCGAAAACAGCAGGGAGAACAAGTGCAATTGGCAGCAGCATATCGGAAACAGGACAATTACAGCATGCATCTACCGCCTCCGGCCGCCGACTTGGATTTGGAACGCGCGGCCATGGAGCTTCACCCTCTCAAA CATAAATTTGTATTTTGGTATACACGTCTGACTCCTGGAGTCAGAAGTCAAACAGCATATGAGGACAATATTAAGAAGGTTGTGGACTTTAGTACAG TTGAATATTTCTGGGTCTGCTATTGTCACCTAGCTCGCCCCTCGACATTGCCTAGTCCAACTGACTTGCATCTAATCAAGGATGGTATCCGTCCTCTATGGGAG GATTCTGCTAACTGCAATGGTGGGAAGTGGATTATTAGATTTAAAAAGGCCGTGTCTGGCCTTTTCTGGGAGGACCTG GTTCTAGCGTTGATTGGAGATCAACTTGATTATGGTGATAACATATGTGGAGCAGTCCTAAGTATTCGTTTCAATGAGGATATATTGAGTGTTTGGAACCGCAATGCATCTGATAATCAG GCGGTGATGGGGCTGAGGGATTCTATCAAGAGACATTTGAAAATTCCTCACACCTATGTAATGGAATACAAGCCCCATGATGCTTCCTTACGAGACCATTCATCGTACCGTAACACTTGGTTGAGAGGATAG